The proteins below are encoded in one region of Hordeum vulgare subsp. vulgare chromosome 3H, MorexV3_pseudomolecules_assembly, whole genome shotgun sequence:
- the LOC123445358 gene encoding psbP domain-containing protein 7, chloroplastic, translating to MDTAAASRRHNPALGGRRLRRRGGVAPVRCSGSPAQEFAALASVFRRRLVVGASTAAAAAVGANFGGVTSFLLGLSPELGRSLRLDVLYPVGGFTRCLDSDNGFEFIYPANWVGDQTILYNQIKKAELQRSLDPPPLTSGGSSARPRNVSGPVAAFGPPGSNGELNVSVIVSTVPQDFSIESFGGPKDVGEVVLRRIARTKRNPDISATLIGAALREDAVNNVKYYKLEFRVESPSFRRHNVAVCCARDGKLYTLNAQAPESAWRSVQEEFFAMADSFSLMVDV from the exons ATGGACACGGCGGCCGCGTCGAGGCGGCACAACCCGGCGCTGGGCGGGAGGCGGCTGAGGAGGCGCGGGGGCGTGGCGCCGGTGCGGTGCTCCGGCTCGCCGGCGCAGGAGTTCGCGGCGCTGGCGTCCGTGTTCCGGCGGCGGCTGGTGGTGGGGGCGAGCACGGCGGCGGCCGCGGCCGTGGGGGCCAACTTCGGGGGCGTCACCAGCTTCCTCCTCGGCCTCTCCCCGGAGCTCGGCCGCTCGCTCAGGCTCGACGTGCTCTACCCCGTCGGCGGCTTCACCCGCTGCCTCGACTCCGACAACGGATTCG AGTTCATCTATCCAGCAAACTGGGTTGGAGACCAGACAATACTATACAATCAAATTAAGAAGGCAGAACTGCAGAGATCGCTAGACCCTCCGCCGTTGACAAGCGGGGGTTCTTCGGCTCGACCTCGGAACGTCAGTGGACCGGTGGCAGCTTTTGGCCCCCCGGGATCCAACGGGGAGCTCAACGTCAGCGTcattgtgtcgaccgtcccacaaGACTTCTC GATTGAGTCTTTTGGCGGTCCTAAAGATGTCGGGGAAGTGGTGCTGAGGAGGATCGCAAGGACAAAGCGGAACCCGGATATCAGCGCCACTCTGATCGGTGCCGCGTTGAGAGAAGACGCCGTAAACAATGTGAAATACTACAAGCTGGAGTTCCGAGTCGAGAGCCCTTCCTTCCGACGACACAATGTGGCGGTGTGCTGCGCGAGAGACGGCAAACTTTACACCTTGAATGCCCAGGCACCGGAGTCGGCATGGAGGTCGGTTCAGGAAGAGTTCTTTGCGATGGCGGATTCCTTCAGCCTAATGGTTGATGTTTGA
- the LOC123445359 gene encoding probable esterase PIR7A — protein MESAAGEERPRSHRFVLVHGVCHGAWSWYKVATALRSAGHRVDALDMAACGARPGRAEDVGSFEEYSRPLLDLLAALPPGEKAVLVGHSYGGQSLALAMQAHPDRVAVAVFASAAMPAAGKPLKFVSEQFAQEKGPGFFIDSVIETIAGDDPQRACKTFLLGPEYMAQRLYQLSPVEDLTLATMLVRPSRQFLDDAAMNGEGVLTAERYGAVSRVYVVAEEDASWSPEFQRRMASWNPGTEVRGLQGSDHMPMFSKPMELSDLLVEIANKYSYV, from the exons ATGGAGAGCGCCGCCGGCGAGGAGCGGCCGCGGAGCCACCGGTTCGTGCTCGTGCACGGCGTATGCCACGGCGCGTGGAGCTGGTACAAGGTCGCCACCGCCCTGCGGTCGGCCGGCCACCGCGTCGACGCGCTCGACATGGCCGCGTGCGGCGCCAGACCGGGGCGCGCCGAGGATGTGGGCTCGTTCGAGGAGTACAGCCGGCCGCTGCTGGACTTGCTGGCGGCGCTGCCGCCGGGGGAGAAGGCGGTGCTGGTGGGCCACAGCTACGGCGGCCAGAGCCTCGCGCTGGCCATGCAGGCGCACCCGGACAGGGTCGCCGTCGCCGTCTTCGCCTCCGCCGCCATGCCGGCCGCCGGGAAGCCCCTCAAGTTCGTCTCCGAACAG TTCGCGCAAGAAAAGGGGCCGGGTTTCTTCATAGACAGCGTGATCGAGACCATCGCCGGCGACGACCCGCAGCGCGCTTGCAAGACGTTCCTGCTCGGGCCGGAGTACATGGCGCAGCGGCTGTACCAGCTCAGCCCGGTCGAGGACCTGACGCTGGCGACGATGCTGGTGAGGCCGTCGCGGCAGTTCTTGGACGACGCCGCTATGAACGGGGAGGGGGTCCTGACGGCGGAGAGGTACGGCGCGGTGAGCCGCGTGTACGTGGTCGCCGAGGAGGACGCCTCGTGGTCGCCGGAGTTCCAGAGGCGGATGGCGTCGTGGAACCCCGGCACGGAGGTGAGGGGCCTCCAGGGGTCCGATCACATGCCCATGTTCTCCAAGCCCATGGAGCTCTCAGATCTCCTCGTGGAGATAGCCAACAAGTACTCCTATGTCTGA
- the LOC123440791 gene encoding esterase PIR7B-like, whose translation METAVGKPGRHFVLVHGLCHGAWCWYRVATILRSAGHRVTAPDLAACGASPLRVDEVRSFAEYSRPLTDAVAAAPPGEKVVLVGHSYGGYSLALAMEAHPDKVAVAVFVAAAMPAADCPMSHLLSQIMEETATDPATDGAPAVNGAAGTFLPGPERLSRRLYQRSPGEDLALATALVRPARWFLDDAAMTGRSVLTADRYGAVRRACVVTEEDATWAAESQRRMASRCPGAEVVAVEGADHMPMFSTPRRLAAILMEIADKYS comes from the exons ATGGAGACGGCCGTCGGAAAGCCGGGGCGTCACTTCGTGCTGGTCCACGGCCTCTGCCACGGCGCGTGGTGCTGGTACAGGGTGGCCACCATCCTGCGGTCCGCCGGCCACCGCGTCACGGCGCCCGACCTGGCCGCGTGCGGCGCCAGCCCGCTGCGCGTCGACGAGGTGCGCTCGTTCGCCGAGTACAGCCGGCCGCTGACCGACGCCGTGGCCGCGGCGCCGCCGGGCGAGAAGGTGGTCCTCGTCGGCCACAGCTACGGCGGCTACAGCCTCGCGCTCGCCATGGAGGCGCACCCGGACAAGGTGGCCGTCGCCGTCTTCGTCGCCGCGGCCATGCCTGCCGCCGACTGCCCCATGTCACATCTACTCTCTCAG ATCATGGAGGAAACGGCGACGGACCCCGCCACGGACGGTGCGCCCGCCGTGAACGGCGCGGCGGGGACGTTTCTCCCGGGCCCCGAGCGCCTGTCGCGGCGGCTGTACCAGCGAAGCCCGGGCGAGGACCTGGCGCTGGCGACGGCGCTGGTGAGGCCGGCGCGGTGGTTCCTCGACGACGCGGCGATGACGGGGAGGAGCGTCCTGACCGCGGACAGGTACGGCGCGGTGAGGCGCGCGTGCGTGGTCACCGAGGAGGACGCGACGTGGGCGGCGGAGTCGCAGCGCCGGATGGCGTCGCGGTGTCCCGGCGCGGAGGTGGTGGCCGTCGAGGGTGCCGACCACATGCCCATGTTCTCCACGCCCCGCCGGCTCGCCgcgatcctcatggagatcgccgACAAGTACAGCTGA